The bacterium genome includes a region encoding these proteins:
- a CDS encoding T9SS type A sorting domain-containing protein, translating into MRIYKKSLLGFILLFLAGTASATIPKNVQITNVTDNQFIISWITDVNEIGYIMWGTNTGSLSERALDIRDTETPTIQDDTHYVKVMSNSTITIGATTTYYYQIISGTQTSGVGSVTTGVEKTSGTKPGVYGYVYKWGPNPATGTIVYLMIQDADGTLTLGTSALYSELILSPDGGWAALPANFRIPDLSDFFNYSDNDNLWIYAEGANDGTATLTLKIGNSSPTPDIIIPPDTTPPGTPTVTDDGIYSTRLYATWQAQDLQSGIIEYMVAIGTTQGGTDTLDWKSVGTETEFIGIGTQGLTYYFRVKAKDRVGLWSPIGYSNGVTIVGPSLHLPAKIPVYPNPFIPSKHNSITFGGINEGRLTKEVTIKIFTIAGELVDKIERTDCNGQIQWTPSHNLASGIYIYLITNPQGEQAKGKLGIIR; encoded by the coding sequence ATGAGAATTTATAAGAAGAGTCTCCTCGGGTTCATATTATTATTTCTGGCTGGAACAGCGTCAGCCACTATTCCCAAAAATGTCCAGATAACTAATGTTACGGATAACCAATTTATTATCTCATGGATTACTGATGTCAATGAAATTGGATATATTATGTGGGGGACAAATACTGGTTCATTAAGTGAAAGGGCATTGGATATTCGAGATACGGAAACTCCAACAATCCAGGATGATACCCATTATGTAAAAGTGATGAGCAATTCAACAATAACTATTGGAGCGACAACTACTTATTACTACCAAATTATCTCAGGCACACAAACCTCTGGTGTGGGTTCTGTTACCACAGGTGTTGAGAAGACATCTGGAACAAAGCCTGGGGTATATGGCTATGTCTATAAATGGGGACCTAATCCAGCCACGGGGACTATTGTTTATCTTATGATTCAAGATGCTGATGGAACTCTTACTTTGGGCACTTCTGCCCTTTACTCAGAATTAATCCTTTCACCAGACGGTGGATGGGCTGCCTTGCCGGCTAATTTTAGAATCCCTGACTTAAGTGACTTTTTCAATTACTCGGATAATGATAACCTCTGGATATACGCTGAAGGGGCAAATGATGGCACAGCAACTCTGACCTTAAAGATAGGGAACTCAAGTCCAACTCCGGATATTATCATCCCTCCTGATACCACACCACCAGGCACGCCAACAGTAACAGACGATGGTATTTATTCTACCCGACTTTATGCTACCTGGCAAGCACAAGACCTACAATCAGGAATTATCGAATATATGGTTGCTATTGGCACAACTCAAGGAGGAACAGATACACTTGATTGGAAATCGGTTGGAACTGAAACTGAATTTATAGGAATCGGCACACAAGGTCTCACTTATTATTTTAGGGTGAAGGCAAAAGATAGAGTTGGATTGTGGAGTCCTATTGGTTATAGTAATGGGGTAACAATTGTGGGACCATCTCTTCATCTTCCTGCTAAAATCCCTGTTTATCCTAATCCATTTATACCCAGTAAGCATAATTCCATTACCTTTGGTGGAATAAATGAAGGTAGATTGACAAAAGAGGTTACCATTAAAATATTTACGATTGCCGGGGAATTGGTTGATAAGATTGAACGCACTGACTGTAATGGCCAGATTCAGTGGACACCTTCGCATAATTTAGCCTCTGGAATTTATATCTATTTAATCACCAACCCCCAAGGAGAACAAGCAAAAGGTAAATTAGGAATAATCAGATAA